The Anopheles maculipalpis chromosome 3RL, idAnoMacuDA_375_x, whole genome shotgun sequence genomic sequence TGGCAATTCAAATATCTGGTTAGCAGCTAGATAGCCGGGGTGGCCTAAAAGGTctttaagtcaagaaaaaagaacatgaGACTTATCTGAAGCTATTCTAGTATCATAAAGTTGagtattattttgaaaaactttATAATCAACTTGTTAACAGAAGCTACGACACCTGGACAAGGTGTCAAAAGATAAATATGAATTTACTATTAGACTTTTTACCATTCTTCTTCTAATCTAACAGCAAGTTCTACAAATTGTAGAGGTTCTGTAGTGAAAAAGTAACATttatatttactttttttacttaaattcCTCTTCGTGCTGTCAATCGGTATAGCTATCAAATTTGTCACATGAACATTCCTCTATAGATTGACTTCTTttcttggattaacgacctCTGAGGTCAGACGGGAACGAGACTTATTGATGCCATGTAGTTAAATAGTCCTCACTATGAGGGAACGTTTCTGAAGGAATTTGAAAAccaggtcctgccgtgtgaagagcAGCACAATCGATATGTACTAAAAATGATCGTGCGTTCGAATATGCATAGGTGAAGGATGACTTTGTGACTTTTAATAGTTTGCTACTAGTCAGACTCATCAGGTTAGGTTTGAGTAGTAACTTCTGTTCCACCATTCCACACCACAATTCACATTTCGGTGGTCATTCATACATCTattgatttaaattcaattcatgCGTCCATCGCAACGTTGTTTTGCCGTATTTTACATGATAtcgtttcaattttcattttactattaaattttatttattgctgcttcctttcctctttttatttcctacgattttttttgtgtgccgtaCTCCGTTTTACCAAACGGTTGATGCTGCCGACGACGATGGTGTGCGGCAAAACCATGCTGTGCTGGCAAAACACTCTGCCGAAAATATCAAAacgcataaaacaaaacaaatgctcaTCACCCATCTGCACATGGCAACCCCGGAACATCccgggtgtgtttgtggatggGAAATAATTTCTTCATTCACACTCGCCACTGTCACGTTCACCCGACCCGACCGAGCGCGGGGTGGGATTGGATTGGAGAAACGAAAATTTGAATCCAAACTTCACATacacaacatcatcatcatcatcacataaACCGGTCCACTGACGGCATCCCGGGGGGCAAATTCTAGTGCCTAGACTGTATGGAGACAAGGTGCCGACGAAGGCAATTTCGCCGCGATTGCGCAAAGTCCAGCGACGGATCGTGATGCTGCACGACTCGTACCGCACCAAGGTGGTACCACCGGCCGCGAATATGCTAAACATGGTGAGTAATACGatttggagggggggggggggtggtttGGGGCGGTTTGGAACTAACATTGCTGCGAAGAGGTGCGAAGAACGATCAAGATTCCTGTCACCAAAATGTCTGTTGCGTTAaggtaaacgaaaaaaaaggtaaacgtgaaaaaaaaggctgatCTCGGCCATGGGACGATTGGAGGgaaaaagtgtttccatgtatAATGTTTTAGAGATTCCATCAATTCCTTCCTCCCGACGGGCGATCGTTGAGGGTAATAAATTAGTATTTTTTGGTGCAAATCAAGGGGAGAAGGTGGCGTAAACAGATTAGCTATGTGGATCGTGGAATTTGTTAACATATGCACGGAGTTGTTCAATCATTCGTAATGTGTTTGGTTAACCTAAATAGTTTTCTCTTTTGCGTGTCGAAAGATCTTTAGGATGTTTAGAACATTGTACTAAATCCCTGTTAGAATAGAGCATGCCAATTGAATTAATCTTTTCCAATCACAGCAAAGATACCTATGGAAGCACACTTAAGCCAGACTTAAGTGGCGCCATCTTAACGGTTATTATAGATATCTATAAGGGAAGCCGAAAACTGCGTATCGTAAATACGATGACGATGCTACTAGCGACTTGGCGAAGATATACACCTTAGCGGCGAACGTACTTGACACGATCATTAGCGGCTGATATACGAACCATCGAACCACGGTAATCCACCACGGCTGTTGTTAAACGTGAGAGGATTATAGATATTCACGCGATCGAGACGCAAAGGGAACGAATGTGTCGAACGGCATTAATACGATTTGTGGATATATTTGACGGTGGACGGTGGAATATCCGTATGGTTTCCCATACGACAGGCAGTTAGCAAAAAGGGCATAATGGTTATGTTTATGAAAATTGTATTGTAATAATCCTAAACATGTCGTTAGGTGACAAACGAGCAACATTTAAACTGAAATGGCAACGAACTAGAGAGCACACCAACAAGGCGAGTTTTGCGATTGCAAGATGTCACAGTTCGATGAAATATTGGATGTTAATTTAAATAGGAGAAAAATTTATCTTCCACCACCGCGGCTAAATGACTAGCCGCACGGAAGCGTTGCGCACCATATAAGGGGTGTTCGCGACGGAATTAGAAATGATTTAGACCGACCCCGTGTGTGTATCTCGGTGTTACTGCACCGTGGTAGCATTTTGCTTTCGcacaaaatcgatcgatcgaagcaTATGTAAAGCGGCAAAGCGAACCGCCTCTGCACGGGCCTATTTTTGTCCTAACAAGCGCAATGTCCTATGTATGTCCAGGTTAGCCAAGGCAAAAGTTGGTGATCCACCGCACCGGACCTAAGCTTTACCCGAGCATCATAACGCAATCATTAATATGCAAATCCGTATGTGACAacagattttcaaattttcggATCTCCAATCCGTTTGCGAGACACGTCAATTCGTGTTCGGGCGAGGGAGAGTTGCACGCTGAAACACACCGGCCGTTCGTAGGTCGATTTGCCGTAAGTACGTCGTTTTCGCGGTTGGCAAATTTATTGTGATTGCTTAATTTTTCACCCGTAAGGTGGTTGCTTTACGGGGCAAACACCTTGCACAGACACGTTTAGCTAACACAAGGCGACCAGCAGCGTCCCACCTTAATCGCATTAGGCAGGATCAATCAATGGTCAAAACTGGCGGAGAACTGGTTCCCGGGACGGTACGGGTCCTCTCCATGTGAAGTGGACAGATAAATGCTTCACACCTTCTACCGAAAGCGAagacgaaaccaaaaatgcaaTCCACTGCTCGAAAGACGCGATCCTCCGGAATGCATTCTGATGGGCTGATTGGAGGACAGTAGTGGCAAATGGACGGGGGGAAACGGCGAAAAACCCCGGCCGGTGATCACACGCGTTGGTGGACAGCTGTAGCCAAAATAAGCCGACAGCCCATTCAATTTGGACCGGGGCTGATTTATTGACCGTGGTCTCACGTGCGCTTGTAATAGCCGCCTAACGAGTTCGTTCCCGGGTTTCGCTTTGATCTTGTGCATCTTTCGTTGGAACCGTTTCGCTGCACGAgtggaacggttttttttttttttttggggagtttAAGGTTATGTAGTGCTCTTTGTTGCCGGGGCTTGTTAGCGTATAATAGTGCAGCGAACGGTGATCGAGATGACAAAATACATGCTGGAACTTATTATTTATTGGCAATTTGTTTTGGGCGATCGTCCGATCGGTTCCTCCGTTGTGGTGAAGTTGGTTCTCTGGAGCCTTCTTTCATTGAGGTGTTCATCGATTGGGCGTTCATGCGTTCCAGGTGTTACTTTTTTCTGTACAAACGATCGTAGAAGAGGCTCGCTTCTTTTTCGATTCCACACGTCCAGCTTCACCGCGAGCTTTAACAGCCAAGAAACGTGAGGTGGAGAAATGGTTGAAGAAACGTGGTAACTGATTTGCATGCAAATGAGTGCCGGTTCACGCTATCTTTCCGCGGTAAGCGGCTTCGTTCCTCCAAAacgcatcacacacacacacatcggcGAAGCAAGGCGTAAAGTAATAAAACTCATCAACCGATGATCTCATTCATTAAGCAGTGTTTATTTAATCTGCGACCACTGTAGAACGCACCGGTCACCATAAACTAGACAAATTTACGATCGACAATCGACAGCAACTTCCGATCAGTTCACATCAGATACCTGAGATAATATTTAATGGTTCCCTTCCCAACTGCTCCACCTTTCCATCACTAGTTTCCGATTTTTTTGCGAATGTGCAGataaatttcctttttgcatCACGCTTCTCTCCTACAGAAATGGCACCACGGAGCGGCCCGATCGGCACAGAAATGGGCAAATCAGTGCCACGTGCTGACACACGATACACCGAAGGGACGATGGGTCGACAACTTTGGTGCGTGCGGGCAAAACATCTTCGTTTCCACGCATCGTGTACCGTGGTAAGTGAGGTCGACTTTTCGAAGGATATGATCAATAGTTGAATCATGCAGACCCAGTCTGCAAAGCAACTGACTGTCAACGGTTTAACCTCCACGCTCAGCTTCACTACTCTCCAGAGTAGAagagcgcaaaaaaaatgcGTAGGTTTCCAAGACAACGGATCTTCACTGAGCATCTGAGAACACTTTGACAGAAGTGGTCGGCCGATCGGGCGCCTACTTCGATTCGCGTTTTGATGTTGATCGATTTCTTCCTACTAAGAAACGTCGCCCGTTTCACATCCTTCTAGGGCTGTGCGATGTTTCCTCTTTCTTACTCCTCCAATTCTCAATTTCTCCTTCTTGCTTTTCCTCACGGTTTAGGATGTTCGCACTACGGACGTGGTTTTTGGAGCGGCAAAATTTCACGTACGGTTCGAGTAGAAACGTTCTCGACAGTGTCGGACACTACACGCAGATGGTGTGGGCCGCCACGCACAAGGTCGGCTGCGGGTTGACAAAGTGTCCGAAGGGTGGTCCACGAGGGAAGCCGTTCTACAACTACGTCTGCAACTACTGTCCCATGTGAGTAATCGTGcagcgaaagaaaaggaagtgaaAGCTACAGCGAGGGAGAAGCTGGCAAGTGGCCAGAACGCAAACGCATGACATATTTGATGATCGTGTGTGGTACGCAGCATTAGCAAGCATTTTGGCGAAGCGAAACTGTATATGGTGATGGATTTCTGCAGATGCCATGTACTAATTAAGCGATtgttgggggggaggggatgtGGGCGTTATTGCGGAATACAGTTTGGACAGTCGTCCTTGCACTAGTTTGTGTGTCCTGATTTGTATATTTGCGAATCCATTTGTGGATCGGTTTCACTATCGTTTGGTCGTAAGGTCTCTCCGTCTCCGTCTCCGGCTGTGTATGAGACATGTCGTAGCTTACGGTGTGACGTTGATGGATGGATTAAGCTGTTTGCGAAGGTGTCTTAATGCTTTCTTTCATCGACGCAGactcacgatcacgatcacggTTTGAGGAGCATTCCGAAAAGACCACCGCTAGCCGTGTCTAATAGAATTGAACAGTTTATTCAACGCTTCAGGGCAGCGAAAGTTCGGTTTTTGGTATCCAAATAATTAATTGGAAAGCGAAGTGAGTGAATTGTTGTTTCAAGTGTtatgtgttttgcttgtttgttaaAATAGCGTAGCCGTGATGTTTAACTTTGCTTTCATAACTTCTTCTTTCAGCGGAAATCATGAGGAGAAACTGGGTCTTCCGTACAAACGTGGCCGACCCTGCGGTTCCTGCCAGTCGAGCTGCCTTTCCCGTAAAATAAGGTAAGTGGTTAAGTTGGAGCAGGCCACCAGAGCTCCTACTCTGGTGTATCTCTTCATTGGcgatctctcgctctccctctctttctcttatcCAACAGACTCTGCACCAATTCGTGCAATACCGCTGATCTGTGGGCGAATTGTCGCGATCTTTACCGTACCTGGCCGGGTTGGCTGTGTAATACGGCCACTCCGGAGGGACTGGAACGTCAGCGGAACTGTGCGGCTACGTGCACCTGCCATGGGAAGATACACGACTGATGTGTTACTGTCACGCAGCAATAGATGAGTTGTGGACGATGTACTTATGTAGGCCAGTGCAAAGTGCCATTAGCGAGCCAGGAGGCAAGgagcattttccatttcactttcatttcacATCGCACTAGAAAATCCTGGAGGGATTTATCTGCTAGGTGGTTCATTTTGTTAAGCGGTTAGGTTCTAGATTGTACGATTTATCCAAGGGGGTTCGCTTAAAGCTCAATGTGATGGGGCGTTTTAGGAGCGTCGGGTTCGGGAAGCATTGTTTCAAAGGGAGAAgagtaaggaaaaaaacatgtttcggaattaaatattttgataaaaattatagggctaaaaaggaaagagatacacagggagagagagagagaggaagtaAAATGAATAAACGATCAGctaaaaatggtttgtttggtaggtttgttttgtgatgtAAATAGTGGTggagagaaaataaatttcctcAATCCAAAAGCGCACGTgttgtggttcattctcctccCCAATGCAGACACCGaaaacgtaacaaaaaaaaaaaaaatacgaacgCTCCGTTAACGGTGGAATTGTTTCAAGCCGTACAAGAGAGTGCGAATGGTCACTCATTTCTAGGCAGCTTCGTGCAGGTCATCACATCACGTCAGCTTCCGGTGGTGATGAAGCGTGATGAGTGGCAGGTGAGTACATCGGTACATGAATCAAAATGAATCACCGGAGGAACGGTTTGATGCGGATGATGGGGGATCAGGTCGTACAATGGTGTCACATGGTGTTATGTTGTTTATAGGGTGATGGATGTCGTTGTACGGGGTGGCACTTTTAGCAACGCCCACTCTCATGGCAATGCTGGAAAAACGGGGACACCATCAAcgcgggggaggggggggggaagatgATTGAGCGGAAAACTGTTGACCTTATGTTGCGTGATGATCCTCCTAGAGGTTTGTAGCTTGGAattgtcacattttttttagtaaaaactttttcaaaatcttttcaaatatttttatatttagtaTTAGCCTCGGGAATGTTCCTTTTGGGAttatgttttccttctttaggATAGGATAAATTGTCTCTTTTGACCCCGAACTGTCCATTACACCCCGGTCTCAACAAACATAGCCTCGATTTATGACCCTTCTGACGGATGGCTTCTATCGTACACTGACCTTGTATTGTGTTTCGGTTCCACGGCCACGGAACGACCCGTCGAATGCATTTTTCCACCGATCCACCAGTGTGTCATCTTACCTGTACCGCATGCGTTCGTAATGAAGTCATGAAAGATGCTTCACCTTCCTCGGCGACGGGAAAGCTATCAGAACCGATAgcagaacggaacggaaccgaCAGCAGCAGTACAGCAGAAGCAAGCAAGAAGCTTAAAATCGCTCATGCGAAACACGGGCCAGTGGCAAAAGGGTTTTGCCACGAGACGACGAGCTCAACTGACACGGGGGGTGCGAAGAAGAACGTCGCTCCGGTAGCTCGGTAGTGTGTATGGAAATGTGGTTTTCTCACCATTCTTTAAACGGGTGGGTAATTTAAGAATTCACAAAACATAATCAGAATTCATTACGCGCTCGGGACGGGTTGTTGGGTTGTTCGATTGTGgagtggatgatgatgatgatgatacttGACCAGTGTACACCGGTTTGGGTGCGATCCGTTTTCTGGCTGGGAATAACCCGAGGTCGTTAGACGTTCGAAGCCCACCTCTTgtctttgtttctgttttttgcgCTCCGTTTTTATTGGTTGTTAAGTTTGTCAATTGGTGCACTCATTTCCAGGGCACTGTCTTACATTTCTGATAGATATCATGGCAGAAGAACGGATGATGTAGAGAAATTGTGTTGATCGATTCTTCATTTCAGGGTAGCTTAACTTATGAATGAAAGTCACTGCCAATCAAGTTTTCGAGTCACGTTTTTATAAGcgttaaaaaaagaagggagcaagagaaagaaagcTATGGATCGACatgttttatgcaaattagTATAAAGATACAAAGTTAAAATAGCCACACGTTTGTAAAGTAAAATGGGGAAGAAAATCGTTTCAATTAGACATTCCTACAAGCACCTGTTCTTGTTTATCATCAAGTTGGTTCTTGCATCATGAATAGATAATTGATTTGCATGTGTCTGGTAGGTGATGTAGCAGGACCGTGTATCGAATGCCTTCTGGACCGTCACGGAAGCCATTGAAGGCTTATAGACTTATTggtaccacgtaattggatggTCTGTCCTTACTACGGAGAAACGGTTTGGATTGGATTCGAACCACGGCACTGACGTGTGAAGGGAAGCTCCTCTTTCGCCACTAATCTAAGTAAGTACTGAGTACTCTAAGTATGCAGCAGTGTGTCTAGTATCTGACCGTATTTTACCGTATTTCAATTCCGCAATGAAGTACATACGTTTCGagacataaaatattattagtTGACTGGAACTTCAAAGTTATTTCACTGACGTGTGAAATCTGATGCCTTAATATTTGGGGAAGAAACCACATTCATGAAATAAAGTTATAACTTACAGGTGACTACTTTGTTGCGGATTTGGCGTATGGATGACTTGCGTATGGATTTTTAGCGATgaatgtattaaaaataagTCCTCTTGGCTTTTCCGATAATTCTATAAAGTAATAAGAGAAAGGTCTTCTAAAGGCGAGTTGTTTAAAAGATTCTATTGATCGCCCTAAAAGACAAGGAGCGTTTTGTGTCTTTTAGGCTAGGAAAGCTGCTTCGTTTATCTATAAGATATTCTTCATGATTACCATCAGGTCGATTGTTCTGAATGGTAGTTTAATGCTATCAGAAATGACCAGCTTTGCAACGAATTTATTATAGTGAGCCCTACGAGGATCACCTTCGAAGTTTGGATGGATGCTCTGACATTTGGTTGAAATCTTGTGCACCTGTTTCATTTTACTGTAGCTTTTCTACAACACAGAGAAGATGTTTGTGCTTCACTTTcaacaaaactgaaaaaattaaaatcataatCTTGTGATATGGACTTTGGATGCAGACATGATTGAAGAAATACAGCCCTGGGCCTCTTGGATCTTGTAGAAGAGTTGGTTATCACCTGACCATGTCTAGTAGATCTGCTCGATAGCGGGGCTcacgaaggagaagaagaatgaagaCTTGTATTTGCGCAAAATTGTCGACATTAACTACAAATAAGATAACATGAAAAAATGCTACTGATTTCATGATAGAACATCCCAAGAATGAGAAGTTTTTAACAGCTTTTTATCTGCACATTTAATTtgttgatgacgatgatgcatACAATTACATCTTGATAGTGCGTAATTCCCATCCACAACACAAGTTTAGTAGAAGCTTAGCATCCGTCGAATTTTAACTTCTTCACACACACTTGTTTCTTGTAAGGTGTAAGAAGCAGAACGGAAAAGTCCACCAGAATAGCCCTTAAAGTAAACTTCCTTTTCCACTGTGGTTGCGGTTTTTGCACAAAAGTTTTCCTCTTGCGGGCTGCGGCTGTGTGTATGCGGTTTATGTTTTTGGGGGGGTGCTGGAGTGCCCTTGTCGTCGTACGGCGCTTTTCCCTACCTGCCTCGGTCAAACCCCGTCCGTGAGGTGTGCGTTTTGCACATCGCGTAGTGGACAATCAACCTGCCGCTCATCATTAATATGCCGCTTATGCTGCTAACTACTGGTTAGCGTTTTATGATGCCTTTTTGCCATCTCACTTTAGGTTGGTACATAGGGGGTCGTATCCAAGATAGAAGATAggaagggaaagagagagagagagagagagaaggaacaTCCATCACACGTAGGTACGACTCAGCCGTAAGGTCCACGCAAAGGTCCAGTGCAGGTAAAGCGTGTCGAGTTCtatcgctgtgtgtgtgtgcgtgtgaatggaggtttttttttttacagaaatttatgttttgtagGGTCTCTCTTTCACCTGTTCTCTCGCTTGATATAACTTTATTTACCCCTTTTTATCCACATTCAACCAAACACCTAACGTGAAGTGTTTTTAGTTTGAAAGAAAAGCAGGGAACGGATGGTGGCGCTTCCACTGACCGTGGAAATACCACGAGGGACTCCATCCATCGTgccctctttttctctctaacACACACGCTCTTTCGACTCCCCACGTTCGTTGTTGTGGTGGCTCTCCGAGGGAACTTTCCGGACCCGGTGGAGTCGATGAGGCTCGCATTCGTATGCCGCTGGTCCGAGTGTTCGGTTGAATTTTCGTAGCATTTTCCAGCGTGCGTTTTCCACCGTGACCTCTGCATTAGTGAGTGACCACATAGTGAGTGTACGGTGATTTTTGGTGAGTGACAGAAGGAAGCAATGAAATTCCAAACTGTGACCTACTGTGTGATGTGATgcgcttttgtgtttttggtggaGAGAAAGTTCTAAAGCCCGCGAAATGGTAGTGAGTACGAGCACCCCTATAGGGGGTTTGACAAA encodes the following:
- the LOC126565695 gene encoding cysteine-rich venom protein-like, translating into MIVRWPKMVRPARGLLLFVLLFGVWFDLADGWRYDRVPRLYGDKVPTKAISPRLRKVQRRIVMLHDSYRTKVVPPAANMLNMKWHHGAARSAQKWANQCHVLTHDTPKGRWVDNFGACGQNIFVSTHRVPWMFALRTWFLERQNFTYGSSRNVLDSVGHYTQMVWAATHKVGCGLTKCPKGGPRGKPFYNYVCNYCPIGNHEEKLGLPYKRGRPCGSCQSSCLSRKIRLCTNSCNTADLWANCRDLYRTWPGWLCNTATPEGLERQRNCAATCTCHGKIHD